One Fibrobacter sp. UWB10 DNA segment encodes these proteins:
- a CDS encoding ABC transporter permease codes for MSRKIPLYARLIAYLGMALLYVPLLMVLIQSFNANKHGQTWGGFTFDWYAKLFDNTLVQTATVNTIILAVVSTLISTLLGTLLAIGIHRTPWSKKTQEFFDLSINIPVVTPDILMAIALVSVFALFRSLTSVFDPGMFTLIIAHVTFEISFVVLVVQSRLSSIGRDQIEAARDLYASTAGAWFRVILPQLSTAIIAGALLAFTLSLDDFIISFFVSGPQSQTLPLFIYGSLKRGVSPQIHALSTIIFSLTLFAMLAAALKGQWKEKKLKLKKSTKELV; via the coding sequence TTGTCTAGAAAAATCCCGCTATACGCCCGTCTGATTGCTTACCTTGGCATGGCACTCTTGTATGTGCCGCTCTTGATGGTTTTAATCCAGAGCTTTAACGCCAACAAGCACGGCCAAACTTGGGGCGGATTCACCTTCGATTGGTACGCCAAGCTCTTTGACAATACGCTTGTGCAGACCGCAACCGTGAATACTATTATTCTGGCGGTTGTCAGTACCCTGATTTCTACACTACTCGGAACGCTCCTTGCCATCGGTATTCACCGTACACCCTGGAGCAAGAAAACGCAGGAATTCTTTGACTTGTCCATCAATATTCCGGTCGTGACGCCGGACATTCTGATGGCCATTGCGCTTGTTTCCGTGTTTGCCCTGTTCCGTAGCCTTACAAGCGTTTTCGATCCAGGCATGTTCACTCTGATTATCGCGCATGTGACTTTCGAAATCAGCTTTGTGGTTCTTGTAGTGCAAAGCAGGCTTTCAAGCATTGGTCGCGACCAGATTGAAGCCGCCCGCGACTTGTACGCTTCGACAGCAGGTGCATGGTTCCGCGTGATTTTGCCGCAGCTTTCAACGGCCATCATCGCTGGAGCGCTCCTCGCCTTTACGCTGTCGCTTGACGACTTTATTATCAGTTTCTTTGTGAGCGGACCGCAATCCCAGACGCTGCCCCTGTTCATTTACGGGTCCCTGAAGCGCGGCGTTTCGCCCCAGATTCACGCCTTGTCAACCATTATTTTTTCTCTGACGCTATTTGCGATGCTTGCAGCAGCCCTCAAGGGACAATGGAAAGAAAAAAAACTAAAATTAAAGAAATCAACGAAGGAGCTCGTATGA
- a CDS encoding pyridoxal phosphate-dependent aminotransferase: MRRRLLSEGAKELSYEIREIVKKANQLKALGLPIHWENIGDPIEKKCQIPDWIKDIVVDLARTNRSYGYCPSKGMLETREFLVKENNKLGGTQINVDDIVFFNGLGDAIATIYSLLSMNTRIIGPAPAYSTHSSAEAAHAHTAPITYRLQPENHWYPDLEELENKVKYNPSIAGILILNPDNPTGMVYPLDILQKIVDIAKRYSLFIICDEIYNKITYNGAHAYALAEYIGDVPGIALKGISKEYPWPGARCGWAEYYNRDKDEQFDAFCRAIDNAKMVEVCSTTLPQMTIPRVLGDPRFMEHRTALNEKIGRRSAIINEILSDIPELYFNPTYGAFYNTIIFREGTLNSHQTLKIDNPIIKKKVEEWCSKTNNLDYRFVYYLLGAKGICVVPSTSFCTDLKGFRVTLLEEDEEELREVFTTIHDAIVEYLHS, from the coding sequence ATGCGCAGAAGATTATTGAGCGAAGGTGCCAAGGAACTCTCTTACGAAATCCGTGAAATCGTGAAGAAGGCAAACCAGCTCAAAGCACTCGGCCTCCCCATCCACTGGGAAAACATCGGTGACCCGATTGAAAAGAAGTGCCAGATTCCCGATTGGATCAAAGATATCGTTGTTGACCTCGCCCGCACGAACCGTAGCTATGGCTATTGCCCGTCTAAGGGTATGCTCGAAACCCGCGAATTCTTGGTGAAAGAAAACAACAAACTCGGCGGCACACAGATTAACGTGGACGACATCGTGTTCTTTAACGGCCTCGGTGACGCAATCGCTACCATTTACAGCCTTTTGTCGATGAACACCCGCATTATCGGACCTGCCCCGGCTTACAGCACGCATAGCTCTGCCGAAGCGGCACACGCCCACACGGCCCCGATTACCTACCGCTTGCAGCCGGAAAACCACTGGTATCCGGACCTAGAAGAACTTGAAAACAAGGTGAAGTACAACCCGAGCATTGCAGGCATTCTGATCTTGAACCCGGACAATCCGACGGGCATGGTTTACCCGCTCGACATTCTCCAGAAGATTGTTGACATTGCAAAGCGCTACAGCCTGTTCATTATTTGCGACGAAATCTACAACAAGATTACGTACAATGGAGCCCACGCTTACGCTCTCGCCGAATACATCGGTGACGTTCCGGGTATCGCTCTCAAGGGTATTTCTAAGGAATATCCGTGGCCGGGCGCTCGTTGCGGTTGGGCTGAATACTACAACCGTGACAAGGACGAACAGTTTGACGCCTTCTGCCGCGCTATCGATAACGCCAAGATGGTGGAAGTCTGCTCGACCACGCTCCCGCAGATGACGATTCCGCGCGTGCTGGGTGATCCGCGCTTTATGGAACACCGCACGGCCTTGAACGAAAAGATTGGCCGCCGCAGCGCCATCATCAACGAAATCCTTTCGGACATTCCGGAACTGTATTTCAACCCGACCTACGGTGCATTCTACAACACCATCATCTTCCGTGAAGGAACGCTGAACAGCCACCAGACCTTGAAGATTGACAATCCGATTATCAAGAAGAAAGTGGAAGAATGGTGCAGCAAGACCAACAACCTGGACTACCGCTTCGTTTACTACCTGTTAGGTGCGAAGGGCATTTGCGTTGTGCCGAGTACAAGTTTCTGCACTGACCTCAAGGGCTTCCGCGTGACGCTCCTTGAAGAAGACGAAGAAGAACTGCGCGAAGTGTTCACCACGATTCACGACGCGATTGTAGAATACCTGCATTCGTAG
- a CDS encoding type II toxin-antitoxin system Phd/YefM family antitoxin, producing the protein MSKVVSAMEVRQNFGSMLNQVSLKDEEIVIERAGKPLARLVNVNAPTAGLLDFRDIGKLPNQIWED; encoded by the coding sequence ATGTCTAAAGTTGTTTCAGCCATGGAAGTCCGCCAGAATTTTGGCTCGATGTTGAACCAAGTCTCGCTCAAAGACGAAGAAATCGTCATAGAACGTGCGGGAAAACCCCTGGCGCGTCTGGTAAACGTGAACGCTCCGACGGCAGGGCTTTTAGACTTTCGCGATATCGGTAAACTTCCGAATCAAATCTGGGAAGATTAG
- a CDS encoding type I restriction enzyme HsdR N-terminal domain-containing protein: MLHDMLYDPIRQKEVPATPEEHVRQATIRFLMDEVKVPQNLIAVEFALSTVEPSTDDRVDLLVQDFKASGDLKHPWLLVECKAPGEYTWEALQVQLNKYLKVLTPKYVMLSLGDAVRYFALDATTKRFKKIEKLPEFTA; encoded by the coding sequence ATGCTCCACGATATGCTTTACGACCCCATTCGCCAAAAAGAGGTGCCCGCTACGCCCGAAGAACACGTGCGTCAGGCGACGATTCGCTTTTTGATGGACGAGGTCAAGGTGCCGCAGAATTTGATAGCGGTGGAGTTTGCGCTTTCGACGGTGGAACCTTCGACAGATGACCGTGTTGATTTGCTCGTGCAAGATTTCAAGGCGTCTGGCGATTTAAAGCACCCGTGGCTTTTGGTGGAATGCAAGGCTCCTGGCGAATACACTTGGGAGGCTTTGCAGGTGCAATTGAATAAGTATTTAAAGGTGCTTACGCCCAAGTACGTGATGCTTTCTTTGGGCGATGCTGTACGCTACTTTGCGCTGGATGCAACCACCAAGCGCTTCAAGAAGATTGAAAAACTGCCGGAATTTACGGCGTAG
- a CDS encoding ABC transporter permease has translation MASKTKIEVFEGKLTTRKRMRRFGLLLTTPGMLWLLVFLLLPTLFLIVMAFAQRGSYGTIDWSFSLDNLKKLVGFSSFGWSADNLLIIWRSLKIAVITTLLCLIIGLPMAFWIGAHKKSTATLLLALVMVPSCTNLVIRTYAWMLLLGAQMPPTWFARTLGIIGEAESLYPGTFAVYIGMVSCMLPFAVLPLYTSVERLDWGIVEAARDLYAKPLRTFYHGILSQMMPGIVASVVLTLVPTLGMYVVSDLLGGAKFILIGNLIQQQFFGTALDWPFGAMLGIVLIISSVASLIVFKKTGGKSFV, from the coding sequence ATGGCTTCCAAAACAAAGATCGAGGTTTTCGAAGGCAAGCTCACCACGCGCAAACGCATGCGCCGGTTCGGATTGCTTTTGACGACCCCGGGAATGCTGTGGCTCTTGGTATTCCTTTTGCTCCCGACCTTGTTCCTGATTGTAATGGCATTTGCTCAGCGCGGTTCCTACGGAACCATCGACTGGTCTTTTTCGCTTGACAACCTGAAGAAACTAGTCGGATTCAGTAGTTTCGGCTGGTCAGCAGACAACCTCTTGATTATCTGGCGCAGTCTTAAAATCGCCGTCATTACCACATTGCTTTGCCTGATTATCGGGCTCCCGATGGCATTCTGGATTGGCGCGCACAAAAAAAGCACCGCTACCCTATTGCTTGCACTTGTCATGGTTCCCAGTTGCACGAACCTGGTGATTCGCACGTACGCTTGGATGCTTTTGCTCGGAGCTCAAATGCCCCCGACTTGGTTTGCAAGGACTCTTGGAATCATCGGTGAAGCGGAATCGCTTTACCCGGGAACCTTTGCCGTCTATATCGGCATGGTCAGTTGCATGCTCCCGTTTGCGGTTCTCCCGCTGTACACAAGCGTCGAGCGCTTGGACTGGGGAATCGTGGAAGCAGCCCGAGACCTTTACGCAAAGCCCTTGCGTACCTTCTATCATGGCATTCTTTCGCAAATGATGCCAGGCATTGTCGCCTCGGTGGTGTTAACGCTTGTGCCGACTCTTGGCATGTATGTGGTAAGCGATTTGCTCGGTGGCGCCAAGTTCATTCTGATTGGTAACTTGATTCAGCAACAGTTCTTTGGAACTGCGCTCGACTGGCCTTTTGGCGCTATGCTTGGAATCGTGCTCATTATTTCGAGCGTTGCAAGCCTGATTGTATTCAAGAAGACGGGAGGAAAGAGCTTTGTCTAG
- a CDS encoding ABC transporter ATP-binding protein — protein MESFDLQIKGVKKSFGDKAVLKDINVFIEDGQFVTLLGPSGCGKTTLLRIIAGFEKADAGEVILGGKVISRRSPAKRPINTVFQSYALFPHLNVFNNIAFGLKSQKVAKEEIERRVNAMMKITNIVDLAKEMPATLSGGQKQRVALARALVNEPDILLLDEPLSALDANLRKKLQAELKEVQKKTDTTFIMVTHDQDEAIAVSDRVLVMYNGEIIQDGSPEDVYEHPVNRFVATFIGEANILECEKVSDFFVKTAFGELAVDKAPAWKTGGVAIRMEDIHVCTAGENFANNVFDAKILERIFRGDYWELIAELPGANGNQPTQLRVMTDPDEIYNPGDQVKLYMETQYLQVLTD, from the coding sequence ATGGAATCTTTCGACTTACAGATTAAAGGCGTTAAGAAAAGCTTTGGCGATAAAGCGGTTCTAAAAGACATCAATGTTTTTATTGAAGACGGTCAGTTCGTAACACTGCTCGGCCCTTCGGGTTGTGGCAAGACGACACTGCTCCGCATTATCGCTGGCTTTGAAAAAGCCGACGCCGGTGAAGTGATTCTTGGAGGCAAGGTCATTTCGAGACGTTCTCCGGCCAAGCGCCCGATTAACACGGTGTTCCAGAGCTACGCTCTGTTCCCGCACTTGAACGTTTTCAACAACATTGCCTTCGGTCTTAAAAGCCAGAAGGTCGCCAAAGAGGAAATCGAACGTCGCGTAAATGCGATGATGAAGATTACCAACATTGTCGACCTCGCTAAAGAAATGCCCGCCACCTTGAGCGGCGGCCAAAAGCAGCGTGTAGCACTCGCCCGCGCTCTGGTGAATGAGCCCGACATTCTGTTGCTTGACGAACCGCTTTCGGCACTGGATGCAAACCTGCGCAAGAAATTGCAGGCCGAACTCAAGGAAGTTCAAAAGAAGACGGACACCACGTTCATTATGGTCACACATGACCAAGACGAAGCAATTGCAGTGTCCGATCGTGTGCTTGTAATGTACAACGGAGAAATCATCCAAGATGGAAGTCCCGAAGACGTTTACGAACATCCGGTCAATCGCTTTGTTGCAACGTTCATTGGCGAAGCAAACATTCTGGAATGCGAAAAGGTATCTGACTTCTTTGTGAAAACCGCTTTCGGCGAACTTGCAGTCGATAAGGCTCCCGCCTGGAAAACTGGCGGAGTCGCCATTCGCATGGAAGACATTCATGTATGCACGGCCGGCGAAAATTTTGCAAACAACGTATTTGACGCCAAAATTCTAGAGAGAATCTTCCGTGGCGACTACTGGGAATTAATTGCAGAACTACCTGGAGCAAACGGAAATCAGCCGACTCAACTCCGCGTGATGACCGACCCCGACGAAATTTACAACCCGGGGGACCAGGTAAAGCTCTACATGGAAACGCAATACCTTCAAGTTCTGACGGACTAG
- the xseA gene encoding exodeoxyribonuclease VII large subunit, with protein METENKSYSVTQYMKALKQKVESTPAVWVRGVITQINEKSKVVYLSIADFEEGNVNPLATVPLYCFAAKYAAIRAKIENYPQPFTLKEQLKVSFLIKADLYVPYGKLQAQILDIDPVYTLGELALTKSAILKRLALEGLLEKNKALELADVPIRVGLITGEGTAAYKDFTTKLAESPFNFKVKTVYAKMQGADTEPTVLAALEELAKDSELDVVCIIRGGGSKTDLNFFDSEALCRAVANFPLPVFTGIGHEIDRSLLDEVAYQSCITPTDTAKRLIDRVADSWNKMLSLAQDIALQTKETLVAVNRDLTNKGNRLQQKVNALIQKEAMKLSLYKGNLQKDLQFIFRGERERIARDSEGLHQGSRKILDLEKSKFSLFELRVKSADPETTLSKGYTLTLDANGKFIRNKSQLKPGDTLTTRFKDGCVQSVVK; from the coding sequence ATGGAAACCGAAAACAAGTCCTACTCCGTTACGCAATACATGAAAGCCTTGAAGCAGAAGGTAGAATCTACCCCTGCCGTATGGGTGCGTGGCGTGATTACCCAGATTAACGAAAAATCGAAAGTCGTTTACCTGAGTATTGCGGACTTTGAAGAAGGGAACGTGAACCCGCTCGCGACCGTGCCGCTGTACTGTTTTGCGGCCAAATATGCAGCGATTCGTGCAAAAATTGAGAATTACCCGCAGCCTTTTACCTTGAAAGAACAACTCAAGGTGAGCTTTTTGATCAAGGCTGACCTGTACGTTCCTTACGGCAAGTTGCAGGCCCAAATTTTGGACATTGACCCAGTTTACACGCTGGGCGAACTTGCGCTTACCAAAAGTGCGATTCTAAAAAGGCTTGCGCTCGAAGGCCTGCTCGAAAAGAATAAGGCTTTGGAGCTTGCCGACGTCCCCATTCGCGTGGGCCTGATTACAGGTGAAGGCACTGCCGCTTACAAGGATTTTACCACCAAGCTCGCAGAATCTCCTTTTAACTTCAAGGTGAAAACGGTTTACGCCAAAATGCAAGGTGCCGACACCGAGCCAACGGTTCTTGCCGCCCTCGAAGAACTTGCAAAAGATTCAGAACTTGATGTAGTTTGCATTATCCGAGGTGGTGGAAGCAAGACTGATTTGAACTTTTTCGATAGCGAAGCCTTGTGCCGCGCCGTCGCGAACTTTCCGCTGCCCGTATTCACCGGAATTGGGCATGAAATTGACCGCAGTTTGTTGGATGAAGTCGCTTATCAATCCTGCATTACGCCGACCGATACCGCCAAGCGCTTGATTGACCGCGTTGCAGACAGTTGGAACAAGATGCTTTCGCTTGCTCAAGACATTGCGTTACAGACAAAAGAAACGCTTGTCGCCGTCAACCGCGACTTGACAAACAAAGGCAACCGCTTGCAGCAAAAAGTAAACGCCCTCATTCAAAAAGAAGCAATGAAGTTATCGCTCTACAAGGGCAACTTGCAGAAAGACTTGCAATTTATCTTTAGAGGCGAGCGCGAACGCATTGCCCGCGACAGCGAAGGTCTGCACCAGGGTTCCCGTAAAATTCTAGACCTTGAAAAGTCGAAATTCAGCCTCTTCGAGCTCCGCGTGAAAAGCGCCGACCCTGAAACAACGCTTTCAAAAGGCTACACGCTTACGCTTGATGCCAACGGCAAGTTCATCCGTAACAAGAGCCAGCTCAAGCCCGGCGACACGCTGACAACACGATTCAAAGATGGATGCGTACAGTCAGTTGTAAAGTAG
- a CDS encoding spermidine/putrescine ABC transporter substrate-binding protein, whose amino-acid sequence MKNLFALALFALLSVGILAGCDDEQKQHPKTVTVMIYSEYIDPEMITDFQMKTGYKLQLELYEAQEEMIGKLQAAGTSQYDVIIASDVVIQQMIHLGLIAPIDTNKIANRVNVADQFKSPSYDPTNTYTLPYLWGTTGILYRDTTIDPNNVSYKMLFDAKQTKGNFSLLEESRSMLSMALQAKGFDANSVKQEEINKAVELILDAKKDPHFLGFDGSVGGKDKVLSGMDWAAIVFNGEAMAAIDEDSTLQFAIPTEGSFMWVDAMTLSSKSPNVDGAYAFMNYILDAKIGAQLAKFINYATPNKASLQVIDDDFKNNRVINPSREEIDRMVFLRDPGDAAKLFDEAWTIVKTR is encoded by the coding sequence ATGAAAAACCTTTTTGCATTAGCCCTATTCGCCCTCCTTTCGGTAGGCATTCTTGCGGGTTGCGATGACGAACAGAAGCAACACCCCAAAACTGTCACCGTCATGATTTACAGCGAATATATCGATCCGGAAATGATTACCGATTTCCAGATGAAGACGGGTTACAAGTTGCAGTTGGAACTGTACGAAGCCCAAGAAGAAATGATTGGCAAGCTCCAGGCCGCAGGCACAAGTCAGTACGACGTGATTATCGCCTCGGACGTGGTGATTCAGCAAATGATTCACCTGGGCCTTATCGCTCCGATCGACACAAACAAGATTGCTAACCGCGTGAATGTGGCCGACCAGTTCAAGAGCCCGAGCTACGATCCGACCAACACCTACACGCTCCCCTACCTCTGGGGTACCACCGGTATTCTTTACCGCGACACGACTATCGACCCGAACAACGTCAGCTACAAGATGCTCTTTGATGCCAAGCAGACTAAGGGTAATTTTAGTTTGTTAGAAGAATCCCGTTCCATGCTTTCGATGGCTCTCCAGGCTAAGGGCTTTGATGCCAACAGCGTGAAGCAAGAAGAAATCAACAAGGCTGTCGAACTGATTCTTGACGCCAAGAAGGACCCGCACTTCCTTGGATTTGACGGATCCGTGGGCGGCAAGGACAAAGTGCTTTCGGGCATGGACTGGGCCGCTATCGTATTCAACGGCGAAGCCATGGCCGCCATCGACGAAGATTCGACGCTCCAGTTTGCCATTCCTACCGAAGGCAGCTTTATGTGGGTAGACGCCATGACACTCAGCTCCAAGTCTCCGAACGTCGACGGCGCATACGCCTTCATGAACTACATTCTTGACGCCAAGATTGGCGCACAGCTCGCCAAGTTCATCAACTATGCGACACCGAACAAGGCTTCGCTCCAGGTGATAGATGATGACTTCAAGAACAACCGCGTGATCAACCCCTCCCGCGAAGAAATCGACCGTATGGTCTTCTTGCGCGACCCGGGTGACGCAGCCAAGCTGTTTGACGAAGCTTGGACAATCGTCAAGACGAGATAG
- a CDS encoding glycosyl hydrolase family 28-related protein — translation MYRTLFYFIVFFAVSVVAQVEFPMASNIVNVTKDPYYAKGDGKTDDTEAIQRALNDHPDGDYIIYLPHGIYKITDQLTWPVTKKQESSSRRTILQGQSIGGTILQLADNTFGFDNPDFPKAMIFTGEGPGPKYRNAIRDMTIRTGKGNPGAIGIQFNAGNQGTIHNVKIYSTDSLGVYGIDLGFTEGIGPLLIKNVEIRGYNIGIYAKGETGTATLEHVTMGGQRKYGLENENMNLAVRALRFKGYVPAVFNHGEFAMMSLIDGLLEFDSGNKKVKPTTAILNESHLFARSMKVSRYKTMIQSKKKGYNEEMIQGEIIEFSTQETKQLCHSPKQSMRLAVAETPAYPEQKPDNWITIAGDYGGKSNTGSDDSKAIQDAIDDGAETLYFPPGGRWTINRDIYIRNRIRQIIGIEGRIDGKGKFIIEAGAFNELTIERFSEFGSGIIMKAKRNLLLKNMMVRSLESSEIGGGEIYLEDVTLGTIQLNYQKLWGRQVALIGDTKGPKITNNGGHIWILGLTAKKGNTIIQNFNKAHAELIGVEIVASDKAKDRPMFINDNSGLSISGLRETLTRGNAYPTIVEESRKASNIKSLYGKDLKHTPNGGVFIPLFTGYAPKLGANEKPKAFIPDEMVIVQPNLLKMKGSVIDDGRGDGLCEDPVRWKKGLGPGNVVFSDSMAYETDVSFTASGRYNIIFTADDGYQTGSDTGKVYVFDKHYTTLDNSGDGFPSGKGAATWISEFDNYSPHNTDPELHVANVSSGNAGKIYLRFDLSSLPGPLFDAALKLEFNKDSIKKPIQLNIFGLKETSKDMNFGDQKLGVDWASYELTWENAPANLTQQKGGQFNIRKNSGGGVDTKYADYLGLITINPKAPLGAFLRTPTLTEFFKRKHASQLYTLILTAVDSGETILPSAAMGKEFAPSLFVGYFDNSRSVGGKAMDGGYTLTKVNIDIYSLECDFDLTVGYPQFVQIEIVNEFGKRMLTVAARDLDGEKKTHFKFKAMAFPTGKYVLRVIGEAFTAEQQFYILN, via the coding sequence ATGTACAGGACCCTATTTTATTTTATTGTCTTTTTTGCGGTTTCCGTAGTTGCCCAGGTGGAATTCCCCATGGCATCGAATATCGTCAATGTGACCAAAGACCCGTACTATGCAAAGGGCGATGGTAAGACTGACGATACCGAAGCTATCCAGAGGGCTTTGAACGATCACCCCGATGGTGACTATATTATCTATTTGCCGCATGGTATTTACAAAATTACGGACCAGCTGACTTGGCCTGTTACTAAAAAACAGGAATCTTCCAGCCGCCGTACCATTTTGCAGGGGCAAAGCATTGGCGGCACCATTCTACAATTGGCAGACAACACCTTCGGGTTTGATAACCCCGATTTTCCGAAGGCTATGATTTTTACAGGAGAAGGTCCTGGTCCCAAGTACAGAAACGCAATCCGCGATATGACGATCCGTACCGGTAAAGGAAACCCGGGCGCAATTGGTATTCAGTTCAACGCCGGAAACCAAGGAACAATTCACAACGTCAAGATTTATTCTACCGACTCGTTAGGCGTGTACGGTATTGACTTAGGCTTTACCGAAGGTATCGGTCCGCTTCTCATTAAAAATGTTGAAATCCGCGGTTATAACATCGGTATCTACGCCAAGGGCGAAACAGGCACCGCAACGCTTGAACACGTGACCATGGGTGGTCAGAGAAAATACGGTCTCGAAAACGAAAACATGAACCTCGCGGTTCGTGCACTCCGATTCAAAGGCTACGTTCCTGCCGTATTCAACCACGGCGAATTCGCCATGATGAGTTTGATTGATGGTTTGCTGGAATTCGACAGCGGTAACAAGAAGGTTAAGCCCACTACCGCTATCTTGAACGAAAGCCACCTGTTTGCCAGGTCCATGAAGGTTTCTCGCTACAAGACCATGATTCAGTCCAAAAAGAAGGGCTACAACGAAGAAATGATCCAAGGCGAAATCATTGAATTTTCGACCCAGGAAACCAAGCAGCTTTGCCACAGCCCCAAGCAGTCTATGCGTTTGGCTGTTGCAGAAACACCGGCATACCCGGAACAGAAGCCTGACAACTGGATTACCATTGCCGGTGACTACGGTGGAAAATCGAACACCGGTTCCGATGACTCCAAGGCAATTCAAGACGCTATTGATGACGGCGCAGAAACGCTGTACTTCCCGCCGGGAGGTCGCTGGACGATTAACCGCGACATTTATATTCGCAACCGCATTCGCCAGATTATCGGTATCGAAGGCCGCATTGACGGTAAGGGCAAATTCATTATCGAAGCCGGCGCATTCAACGAACTGACGATTGAAAGATTTTCGGAATTCGGCAGCGGCATTATCATGAAGGCCAAGCGCAACCTGCTCCTGAAGAACATGATGGTTCGCTCGCTTGAATCTTCTGAAATTGGCGGCGGTGAAATTTACCTGGAAGACGTAACACTTGGCACCATTCAGTTGAACTACCAGAAGCTGTGGGGACGCCAGGTCGCCTTGATTGGTGATACCAAGGGTCCGAAGATTACCAACAACGGTGGTCACATTTGGATTCTCGGACTTACGGCCAAGAAAGGCAACACAATTATCCAGAACTTCAACAAGGCTCATGCCGAACTGATTGGTGTCGAAATCGTCGCAAGTGACAAGGCCAAAGACCGCCCGATGTTCATTAACGACAACTCCGGTCTTTCGATTTCTGGCCTTCGCGAAACGCTTACCCGCGGTAACGCCTACCCCACGATTGTTGAAGAATCCAGAAAGGCTTCTAACATCAAGTCCTTGTACGGCAAGGATCTGAAGCATACTCCGAATGGCGGTGTATTTATCCCGCTGTTTACCGGTTACGCTCCTAAGCTTGGCGCAAACGAAAAACCGAAGGCATTCATTCCTGACGAAATGGTGATCGTGCAGCCGAACCTGCTCAAGATGAAGGGTTCTGTGATTGACGATGGCCGTGGCGATGGTCTTTGCGAAGACCCGGTGCGCTGGAAGAAAGGCCTTGGACCGGGTAATGTCGTATTCTCTGATAGTATGGCTTACGAGACCGACGTTTCGTTTACCGCGAGCGGACGCTACAACATTATCTTTACGGCCGACGACGGATACCAGACGGGTTCTGACACCGGTAAGGTTTACGTGTTCGACAAGCACTACACCACGCTTGATAACAGCGGCGACGGATTCCCGAGCGGCAAGGGTGCAGCCACCTGGATTTCGGAATTTGACAATTACAGCCCGCACAATACCGACCCGGAACTGCACGTTGCAAACGTGTCTAGCGGAAACGCCGGAAAGATTTATCTGCGATTCGATTTGTCTTCGTTGCCGGGCCCGCTGTTCGACGCAGCCCTCAAGTTGGAATTCAACAAGGATTCCATCAAGAAGCCGATTCAGCTGAACATTTTCGGTCTGAAGGAAACGTCGAAGGACATGAACTTTGGCGACCAGAAGTTGGGCGTCGATTGGGCAAGTTACGAACTCACTTGGGAAAACGCTCCGGCTAACCTTACCCAGCAGAAGGGCGGCCAGTTCAACATCCGCAAGAATTCTGGCGGTGGCGTTGACACCAAGTACGCCGACTACCTCGGCCTTATCACCATTAACCCGAAGGCTCCGCTCGGCGCATTCCTGCGCACTCCGACATTGACCGAATTCTTTAAGCGTAAGCATGCATCGCAGCTTTACACGTTGATTCTTACCGCAGTCGATTCGGGCGAAACGATTCTCCCGTCGGCAGCCATGGGCAAGGAATTCGCACCTTCGCTCTTTGTCGGTTACTTCGATAATTCCCGCTCTGTTGGCGGTAAAGCCATGGACGGCGGTTACACGCTGACCAAGGTAAACATTGACATTTACAGCCTGGAATGCGATTTCGACCTGACGGTCGGTTACCCTCAGTTTGTGCAAATCGAAATCGTGAACGAGTTCGGCAAACGAATGCTTACGGTTGCCGCCCGCGATCTCGATGGCGAAAAGAAAACCCATTTCAAGTTCAAGGCGATGGCCTTCCCCACCGGCAAGTATGTCTTGCGCGTTATTGGCGAAGCATTCACCGCCGAGCAGCAATTCTATATCCTGAACTAG